In Parcubacteria group bacterium CG10_big_fil_rev_8_21_14_0_10_36_14, the following are encoded in one genomic region:
- a CDS encoding ZIP family metal transporter — MQTLFYILGATFLVSLISFIGVLTLLLKQKILSKILLVLVGLSAGAMMGGAFLHLLPESIEALDGSLIPYILVIVGFVIFFLVEKILHWRHCHKSHCDIHTFGYMNVIGDGIHNFIDGLIIAATFMVNIELGVVSLLAIILHEIPQEISDFGVLLYAGFSKLKALMFNFLSAIAAMLGGLAGYFLVGSDSFVYYLLPIAAGGFIYIAAADLLPELKKEEKWSKFIPSFIIFLFGIGLMIFLRSLD, encoded by the coding sequence ATGCAAACATTATTTTATATATTAGGCGCCACTTTTTTGGTTAGCTTGATATCTTTTATCGGAGTTTTAACTCTTTTATTAAAACAAAAAATATTAAGTAAAATCTTATTGGTTCTAGTTGGACTTTCTGCCGGAGCAATGATGGGAGGGGCTTTTTTGCATCTATTACCAGAATCTATAGAAGCGTTAGACGGAAGCTTGATACCTTATATTTTAGTTATAGTTGGTTTTGTTATTTTTTTTCTAGTTGAAAAGATTTTACACTGGAGGCATTGTCATAAAAGCCACTGTGACATACATACCTTTGGTTATATGAACGTTATTGGTGATGGAATTCATAATTTTATTGATGGGTTAATTATAGCGGCAACGTTTATGGTTAATATTGAATTAGGGGTAGTGTCTCTTTTGGCGATTATTTTACATGAGATTCCGCAAGAGATAAGCGATTTTGGAGTTTTGCTTTATGCCGGTTTCAGCAAACTGAAAGCTCTTATGTTTAATTTTTTATCAGCCATAGCGGCAATGCTCGGGGGGTTGGCTGGATATTTTTTAGTAGGTTCCGATAGCTTTGTTTATTATCTTTTGCCTATTGCTGCTGGTGGATTCATCTATATTGCTGCGGCAGACTTATTACCAGAATTAAAAAAAGAAGAAAAGTGGTCAAAATTTATACCTTCATTTATTATTTTTTTATTTGGTATTGGTCTCATGATATTTTTAAGAAGTCTTGATTAA
- a CDS encoding 2,3-bisphosphoglycerate-independent phosphoglycerate mutase (catalyzes the interconversion of 2-phosphoglycerate and 3-phosphoglycerate), which translates to MSLKNKPIVLIILDGFGITSPSSSNAISSAKMPYFDKMVKYSPTMLLEAASLNVGLPQGEVGNSEVGHMNIGSGVLIYQSLPRIDKAVEDGTFKNNAYFLEALEKTKKNNSKFHIMGLLGNGGVHSHTRHLKAILDFCKEKDIKNVFLHLFLDGRDADKDSGKIFASEIIKYCNELKVGKIATLCGRKIAMDRNKDWKKIEAAYNLIVKGSAEKLHKDPLRAIEESYKEQIFDEEFRPTVIIGKDNQPVATVSPEDAMVFFNFRADRARQITQAFVLPDFKKFDRQFLGGLDFITMTEYEKGLPVKIIFPPIIVKNPLAKIISANGLRQLHIAETEKYAHVTFFINGLVEEKFAGEDRILVPSPAVSSYDQTPAMSSVEVTDDVIKAIKEGKHDFIFINYANPDMVGHTGNLEASIKAVEFLDKCLARVVNTTVNYGGAVFIVGDHGNAEELVKVNTGKIDKEHSIYPVPFVAVRKDWIGKSMQEINNGDLSLLAPTGLLSDVTPTILKTAGLPIAPEMTGTNLLEGIN; encoded by the coding sequence ATGTCATTAAAAAATAAACCAATAGTGCTCATTATTTTAGACGGTTTTGGTATTACTAGCCCTTCGTCCAGTAACGCCATTTCAAGTGCAAAGATGCCTTATTTTGATAAGATGGTAAAATACTCTCCAACGATGCTTTTGGAGGCAGCGAGTCTAAACGTAGGTCTTCCGCAAGGAGAAGTTGGTAATAGCGAAGTCGGACATATGAATATTGGCTCCGGTGTTTTAATTTATCAAAGTTTACCAAGAATTGATAAAGCAGTAGAAGACGGAACTTTTAAGAATAATGCATATTTTTTGGAAGCCCTCGAAAAGACAAAAAAGAATAATTCCAAATTTCATATAATGGGGCTTTTGGGAAACGGAGGCGTGCACTCTCATACCAGACATCTCAAGGCAATATTGGATTTTTGTAAAGAAAAAGATATAAAAAATGTTTTTTTACATTTATTTTTAGACGGACGTGATGCAGACAAAGATAGTGGTAAAATATTTGCTTCCGAAATAATCAAATATTGTAATGAGTTGAAAGTGGGAAAAATTGCTACTCTTTGTGGAAGAAAAATTGCCATGGATAGAAATAAGGACTGGAAAAAAATAGAAGCAGCGTATAATTTGATTGTGAAAGGGTCTGCGGAAAAATTACATAAAGATCCATTACGCGCTATTGAAGAATCATATAAAGAACAAATCTTTGATGAAGAGTTTCGTCCGACGGTCATTATTGGAAAAGATAATCAGCCCGTTGCGACAGTGAGTCCGGAAGATGCGATGGTATTTTTTAATTTTCGCGCAGATCGAGCCAGACAGATAACACAGGCCTTTGTTTTACCTGATTTTAAAAAGTTTGATAGGCAGTTTTTGGGCGGATTAGATTTTATAACAATGACAGAATATGAAAAAGGTCTGCCAGTTAAAATTATTTTTCCTCCGATTATTGTAAAAAATCCGCTGGCTAAAATTATAAGTGCTAATGGACTTCGCCAATTACATATTGCCGAAACAGAGAAATATGCTCACGTTACTTTTTTTATAAATGGTTTAGTAGAAGAGAAATTTGCAGGCGAAGATAGGATACTTGTGCCTTCTCCTGCGGTTTCAAGTTATGACCAGACTCCGGCGATGTCGTCAGTTGAAGTTACGGATGATGTCATAAAAGCAATTAAAGAGGGGAAACATGATTTTATTTTTATAAATTATGCTAATCCGGATATGGTGGGGCATACTGGAAATTTGGAAGCGAGTATAAAAGCAGTTGAATTTTTAGATAAATGTTTAGCTCGGGTTGTTAATACAACTGTAAATTATGGAGGCGCGGTTTTTATTGTTGGAGATCATGGGAATGCCGAAGAACTTGTCAAAGTAAATACAGGAAAAATTGATAAAGAACATAGTATTTATCCTGTGCCATTTGTTGCAGTTAGAAAAGATTGGATTGGCAAGTCAATGCAAGAGATAAATAATGGAGACCTCTCTCTTCTTGCGCCAACAGGGCTTTTATCTGACGTAACGCCAACGATTTTAAAAACAGCCGGCCTTCCGATAGCTCCCGAAATGACAGGGACTAATCTTTTGGAAGGAATTAATTAA